The Pseudoxanthomonas suwonensis sequence TGGATGCCGCCGGTCCAGCGGTTGCCCTGCGGGCGGATCCGCGCGTCGAGGGTCAGGTCGCCGCGCAGGACCAGCGCACGGCCGCCTTGCTGCGGCAGCCAGGGGGCGAGCAGGGTCAGCGGCAGGCGTTCGCTGGTCACGACCAGGCCTTCCCGCGGCCAGTCCGCATGCGCGCACAGCTGCGCGTCGCCGTTGCCGCCGCTGACCCCCAGGCAGGCCGGCTGCAGTTGCCAGCGCTGGCCGGCGACGGTGAACGCGGCCGGCGCCTGCAGCGACCAGGCGTTGCCGAGCGCCGGTTCGATCCGCAGCTGGTCCAGCGAACCTTGCCAGCCGGCGCCGCGGCGCTGCACCTGGCCGGCGAAGGACAGGCCGGCCATGTCGGGGCTGTCGGCCTGCAGCTGCAGCCGCAGGTTCTCCACCGCGCCCTGCGCGTGCACGGTCAGCTGCCGCAGCGGGATGCCCACCTGCAGTTCTCTGGCCTGCAGGGTGAGGTTGCCGTCGCCGCCGCGCCAGGGCAGGTATCCGCTCAGGTCGACCGCATTGGCGCTGCGCTCGTCCCAGTACAGGCCGCGGCCGGTCAGGTTGGCCTGCAGGTTCGGCGCCTGGCGGGTGCCGGTCAACCGCAGCGAGCCTTCGACGATGCCGGCGGCCGTGGGCAGCAGGTCGTCCAGGTGCAGCGGCTGCAGCTCGGCGGTGACGTCGATGCGGCTGCCGACGCGGCCGTCGGCGCGCACCCGGCTGTTGCCCAGGGCCAGCGCGAGTTCGCCCTGGCCTTCGTCGCCGCGCAGCACGAAGCGGCCGTTGCCCGACAGCGCGCGCCCGCGCAGCTGGCCGCCCAGTGACTGCACGACGGCCTGCGCGTCGAAGCCGCCACCGTCGCGGGCACGGCCGGTGGTGGCGATGCGGCCATGGATGTTTCCGTCCCAGCCGGGCGCGAAGTAGCCCGGGTCGAACCCGTCCAGCACCAGCGCCAGGTCCCAGTCCAGCACCGGATCCCAGCCGGCCTCGCCGCTGGCCTGCAGCGTGCCGGTGGGCATGGTCGCCTGCAGCGAGTGGATCGTCGCGCGCGACCGGTCGCCACGCACGTCCAGGACCAGGTCGGCCTGCTCGCCGCCGCGGCGCAGGACCGCATCGCCGTAGACGGCCCACTGGTTGATCGAGCCGGCCAGGCCCAGCGCGGCATCGACGCCGATGGCCGGCGTTGCCGGATCCTCGGCCTCGAACGTCAGGTCGCGCGCGGCCAGCGAGAAACGGAAGCGGCCGTCCTCCGGGTCGGTGAAGTCGGCGCGTCCCTTGAGCACGACCTGGCCACCCTGCAGTTCCAGCGCCAGCGGTGCGACGGTCAGCACCTGGTCTTCCAGGTGCAGGTTCGACGGGGCGATGGTCAGCTGCCGCGCGCCCTGGCCGATCTGGCCGGAAAGGTCGGCGTTGCCACCGGTGCCGCTGGCCTGCAGGTCGAAGCGGATCGGCTCGGGCGCGGGCTCGCCGCCGGTGAGCAGCGCCGGATCCAGGCCCTCGCTGCGCGCGACCAGGCGCCAGGTCGGCGCGTCGGCATCGCCGCCCAGGGTCAGGGTGGCGCGCAATGGATCGGGTGCGCGGCCGCCGATGCCCACTTCCATCTTCGACAGGTCGCCGCGCGCGATCAGTCCCAGGCGCGCCGGGTTGCGCCCGCGCGGCGCCGGCAGCACCGCGGTCACCAGGATGTCGCTGCGGTAGTCGCGCACCGGTTCGTAGCTGCCGTGGACCCCGAACAGGCCGCGGTCGCTGTCGATCTGCAGGTGCTCGGCGTGCAGCGAGCCGTTGGCAATGTCGATGCCGCCGCGCAGGTGGCGGATGTCGATCACGTGCTCGCCGCCGGAGTTGATGGTGAAGCCGTCGATGACGATGTGGTCGGCCTGGATCGCGAGCGGCATCTCCACCGGCGGCAGCGATCCGGGCCAGCGCGGCAGCTCGAACGGCTCGTCGCTGGGCACCAGGCTGAGGGTGGCGCCTTCGATCTCGAGCGCGTCCAGGCGCAGGCGCCGGCCCAGCAGCGGCCGGATGTCCGGATCCAGGTACGCGCGCCGCGCGGTGAAGCGGTAGTCGTCGTAGCGGAAGTCCAGGCCATGGATCGTCAGCGGCCCGGCGATCGGGCCCTCGACCTTCTCCCAGGTCAGGCTCGCGCCCACCGGCAGCCGCGAGATGATCTGCGCCAGCAGCACGTCGCGCCCGGCCACGGTCTGCAGCAGCCAGTACAGCAGCACCAGCGCGCCGACGACCAGCGCCAGCACGCCCAGGCCGGACCAGGCCCAGAAGCGCCGCCGCCGGTAGAAGCGCGGCCGCGGGGCCGGCGGCGGCGGGGCGGGCGTGCTCACAGGTTCGCCCCCAGGCTCAGGTAGATCTGGAAGCCGGAGTCGGGATCGTTCAGGCCACGGGCGATGTCGATCCGCACGCCGCCGATCGGCGAACGCCAGCGCGCGCCGATGCCCACGCCCAGGTGCAGGTCGAAGTCGTCGTCGAAGGCGTCGCCGCCGTCGACGAAGGCGGCCATGCCCCACGGCCCGGCGTTGAAGTAGTGCTCGTACTCGACCGAGCCGGTCAGCACGTAGCGGCCGCCGAGGGCGAAGTTGTCCGGCGGCGGCGTGCGCGGGCCGACCTCGCGCCAGGCGTAGCCGCGGATGCTGCGGTCGCCGCCGGCGAAGAAGCGCAGGCTCGGCGGCATCGCGATCAGGTCGCTGGTCCAGGTCGCGCCGGCCTCGCCGCGCAGGATCAGGCGGTCGGCCTCGCCCACCCCCTGGAACCAGGTCGCGCTGCCCCAGCCCTGGACGAAGCTGGTGTCCGAACCCACGCCCTCGGCGCCGCCGCGCAGGGCCAGGCCCAGGCTCAGGCCGTGGCGCGGGAACAGGCGGTTGTCCACGCCGATGTAGTTGCCGGTCACTTCCGGGTAGAACAGGGTCGAGTACGTGTACAGCCGCTGGCCGGTGTCCACGTCCATGTCGTAGCTCCAGCGCTCGCGCAGGGCGATGATCGAACCCACCGCCGTCCAGCGCTCGGTGAGCTCGCCGCTGCGGCTGGCCAGCAGCCGCACGTTGCGCAGGTCGATGTAGTCGGTCTGCTCGTCGTAGGCGCTGAACGCGCCGGTGTACCAGCCATCGAGCCAGGCGAAGGCCGGGATCCGGTACTGGACCAGCAGGTTCTTGCGCTTCTGCGCGTAGTCCAGGTCGGTGACCAGCTTGTGGCCGCGGTCGTTGACGTAGCGGCGTTCCATGCCGAAGCGCACGCCCATGCCGCTCTCGCTGCCGTAGCTGAGGCCGGCGGTGTAGACCGTGCGATTGGCCAGGACCAGGTTGACGTCGACCGGCACGCGGAAATCGTCGTCGGCGTCCTGCGGCCGCGGCTGGATGTCGATCGCGCTGAAGTAGTCGAGCTTGACCAGCGACTGGCGCAGCCGGTCCAGCTTGCCCTGGTGGAAGTAGCTGCCCTCGTCCCAGGTCACCAGCTTCTCCAGCAGGCCCGGGCGGAAGAAGTCCTGGTGGAAGACGGTCGGGCCCATGTCGTAGCGGAATCCGCTGTCCCAGACCAGGTCGATGTCGGCGGCGAAGTCGGCGCGGGTCACCCGCACTTCGCGCTCCATGAAGTCCGCGTCGAAGTAGCCGCGTTCGGCCAGGCGCCGGCTGATGCCGTCGCGGCTGGCGTCGTAGGTGGGATGGTCGAGCACCTCGCCCTGGCGCGGGCGGAACGCGTCCAGGTCGCGCTCCAGGTACTGGTCCTCGCCGCCGGGGCCGACGATGCCCACGTTCGCGTCGCGCACCCGCACCGGCTTGCCCCGGTCGACGTGGACGGTGACCACGATGCGGTCGTTGGCGTCGCGCGGGGAGTCGACGGTGATGGTCGGGGAGTAGTAGCCGAACGGCTCCAGCGCCTGCCGCGCCTCGCGCTCGGCGTTGAGCAGCAGGAACTCCAGGCGCGATTCACCCTGGACCTTGCCGATCTCGCTGTTCACGCCCAGGGCCAGGCGCACGTTCTGCTCCATGGCCTCGTGGTTCTCGAGCCCGCGGATATCGACCCGCTCGATCGTGCCGCGGGCCCAGGCGGGGAAGGCCGCCGAGGCCAGGAGCAGTGCGAGGAGGGGGAGGCATCGCATGGGCTCAGGATAGCGGGCCGGCGCCGGCCCCGTTAGCCCGTCCCACGCACCCGCGTTCAGCTGGACAGGTGCCCGATCGCGGCCACCGCGCCGAAGCGGTCGGCCAGGCGCTTGAGCAGTGCCAGCCGGTTGCCGCGGATGGCCGGGTCCTCGGCGTTGACCATCACCTGGTCGAAGAACGCGTCCACCTGCGGCCGCACCCGCGCCAGCCGGTTCAGCACCTGCACGTAGTCGTGCCGGTGCAGGGCCGCGGTGGTGTCGTCCAGTGCCGCCTCCACCGCCTCGCCGAGCGCGCGCTCGGCCGGCTCGGCGAACAGCGCCGGGTCCTCCATCGCCGGGATGGCGATGTCGGCCTTCTTCAGGATGTTGCCGATGCGCTTGTTGGCCGCGGCCAGCGCCTCGGCCTCCGGCAGCGCGGCGAAGGTGCCGATCGCGTCGAGGCGGGTGTCGAAGTCGTACAGCGAGGCCGGCTTCAGTTCGGACACTGCGTTGAAGTGCGCGGCCGGCACGCCCTTGTCGGTGTAGTAGCCGCGGAGGCGGTCGAGGATGAAGTCGTAGATTTCGTTCAGCTCTGACGCGTTGAGCGATCGGACGTTCGAGTGCCCAGCAGGTGTTTCGACACCTGCCTCTCGCGCCTTCTCTGCGGCAGCTGTCTTTTGGCGGAGTATCACATCGGACATCGAAAGCATGACTGCCTCGTAGGCCCTATAGATCAGAGCCTTAAGATCGAGATTGAAGCCGCTCTCGATCACCGTCCGCGCCAGTCCCAGCGCGTTGCGCCGCAGCGCGAACGGATCCTTGTTGCCGGTCGGCTTCAGGCCCGCGGCGAAGCCGCCGGCCAGGGTGTCCAGGCGTTCGGCGATCGCCAGCACCTTGCCCAGCGGCGACAGCGCGATGTCGTCGCCGGCGAAGCGCGGCTGGTAGGCCTCGTCGATCGCCAGCGCGACCTCCTTCGGCTCGCCGGCGGCCAGCGCGTAGTGGCGTCCGGCAATGCCCTGCAGCTCGGGGAACTCGTTGACCATGCGCGACTGCAGGTCGTTCTTCGACAACTCCGCGGCGCGGCGTGCCTGCGCCGGGTCGGCGCCGACCTGCGCGGCGACGGCCTCGGCCAGCGCCGCCACGCGCGCGACCTTGTCGGCCACGCTGCCGAGCTTGGCCTGGTATGTGACGGTCTTCAGGCCGTCGCCCATCGCCGCCAGGCCCTGCTTGAGGTCCTCGTCGAAGAAGAACTTGGCGTCGGCGAAACGCGGACGGATCACCCGCTCGTAGCCCTTGCTCACCTCGGCCACGTCGCGCGACTCGATGTTGGCGATGCCGATGAAGCGCTCGGTCAGCTTCCCGCCCTCGCTCAGCACCGGGAAGAACTTCTGGTTGATCTCCATGGTCTCGATCAGCGCTTCCTGCGGCACCGCCAGGAACTCGGACTCGAAGCTGCACAGCACCGCCGCCGGCCATTCGGTCAGGCACACCACCTGCCCGAGGTTGTCGTCGGTGATCCGCGCGCTGCCGCCGGCCCGCTTCGCCGCCTGCTCGACCTCGGCGACGATCCGCGCGCGGCGCTCCTCCGGGTCGACCAGCACGTGCGCGGCGCGCAGCGCGTCGACGTAGTCGTCCGGCTGGCCGATCCACACCGGCTTGTCGTGCTCGAAGCGGTGGCCGCGGCTCATCCGGTCGGAGGCCACGCCCAGCACCTGCGCATCGACCACCTCGCCGCCGAACAGCAGCACCAGCCAGTGGACCGGCCGGGCGAAGGCATAGTCGTGGCCGCCCCAGCGCATCGGCTTGGGGATCGGCATGCCGGCGATCGCCTCGGCGACGATCTGCGGCAGCAGCGCGGCGGTCTGCGCGCCCGGTTTGACCGCGCGGTGGACGAAGCGCTCGCCCTTGGCGTCGGTGGTGCGCTCCAGCGCGGTCCAGTCGATGCCGGCCTTGGCGGCGAAGCCTTCCAGCGCCTTGGTCGGCTTGCCCTCGGCATCGAGCGCGATGTTCAGGTACGGGCCCAGCACCTCGCTGCGCTGCTCGGGCTGCTCGGCAGCTACCGCCGGCAGCAGCACCGCCAGGCGGCGCGGGGTGTACAGCGGCCGCGCGTCGCCGCGCTCGAAACCGATGCCGCGCTTGTCCAGCGCGGCGATCACGCCGTCGAAGAACGCCTGGGCCAGACCCGGCAGCGCCTTGACCGGCAGCTCCTCGGTGCCCAGTTCGATCAGCAGGGATTTCTGTTCGCTCATGAAGTTCGACCTTGGCTCTTGTCCCTTCTCCCTCCGGGACCAGGTGCCCTAGGGGTAGAAGGTGGCGCGAAGCGCCGGATGAGGGTTCGGGATCGGGACGGCCGTCGGCGACCGACCCTCTCCCCAACCCCTCTCCCGGAGGGGAGAGGGGCTTATGCCGTTTCTTTCTTCAGCCCGGGGAAACCGAGCTTCTCCCGCTGCGCGTGGTAGGCCTCGGCCACCGCCTGGGCCAGCCTGCGCACGCGCAGGATGTAGCGCTGGCGCTCGGTGACCGAGATCGCGCGGCGCGCATCGAGCAGGTTGAAGCTGTGGCTGGCCTTGCACACCTGCTCGTAGGCCGGCAGCGGCAGGCCGGCCTCGACCAGCTTCAGCGCTTCGGCCTCGCAGGCGTCGAAGCGGTGGAACAGTTCGGCCACGTCGGCGTACTCGAAGTTGTAGGTGCTGTGCTCCACTTCGTTCTGGTGGTAGACATCGCCATAGGTGACCACGCCCTGCGGGCCGACCGTCCACACCAGGTCGTAGACGTTGTCCACGTTCTGCAGGTACATGCACAGCCGCTCGAGGCCGTAGGTGATCTCGCCCAGCACCGGCCGGCACTCCAGGCCGCCGGCCTGCTGGAAGTAGGTGAACTGGGTCACCTCCATGCCGTTGAGCCACACCTCCCAGCCCAGGCCCCAGGCGCCGAGGGTCGGCGATTCCCAGTTGTCCTCGACGAAGCGCAGGTCGTGCACGCGCGGGTCGATGCCCAGCGCCTTCAGCGAGCCCAGGTACAACTCCTGGATGTTGTCCGGGTTGGGCTTCATCACCACCTGGTACTGGTAGTAGCGCTGCAGCCGGTTGGGGTTCTCGCCGTAGCGGCCGTCGGTGGGGCGGCGCGAGGGCTGCACGTAGGCCGCGTTCCAGGGCTCGGGCCCCAGTGCACGCAGGAAGGTGGCCGGGTGGAAGGTACCGGCACCGACTTCCAGGTCCAGCGGCTGGATCAGCACGCAGCCCTGCTCGGCCCAGTAGGCGTTCAGCGCCTGGATCAATCCCTGGAAGGTCGGACCTGTCATCGGCATTTATTGCAGTGCGGAAAAGCGGGCTAGTATAGGCCCAAGCCCCGTGCCACACGGGTTTCGACGCTTTCAACCGCTACTTTTTCCGCCGGTCCCCCCCGCCCGTGAACGCCGCCCGCCGCGCGCCCTTCCTGATCGTCGAAACCGGCCAGCCGGTCGACAGCCTCAAGCGCTATGGCCGCTTCCCGCACTGGATCCGGGTCGCCGCCGGGCTGTCGGCGCACGAGGTGGTCGAGGTCAACGCCGAGCGCGGCGACCCGCTGCCGGCCGCCGACGGGCTGGCCGGGGTGATCGTCTCCGGCTCGGCCGCGTTCGTCACCGACCGCGCCGAATGGAGCGAGCGCACCGCCGGCTGGATCCGCGACGTCGCCCACGCCGGCACCCCGCTGCTGGGCATCTGCTACGGGCACCAGCTGCTGGCCCACGCCCTGGGCGGCCAGGTCGACTACAACCCGGCCGGGCGCGAGTCGGGCACGGTGTTCATCGACCTGCACCCGCCGGCGTTCGAGGATCCGCTGTTCGCGGCCATGCCGTCGCGCTTCGCCGCCCACGCCACCCACCTGCAGACCGTGCTGCGGCCGCCGGAGGGCGCCACCGTGCTGGCGCGCTCGGAGCAGGACGGCTGCCATGCGTTCCGTTGGGGCGAGCAGGCCTGGGGCGTGCAGTTCCACCCCGAGTTCGCCACCCACCACATGCGCGGTTACGTCAACGCCCGCGCCGACTGCCTGCGCAACCACGGCCGCTGCCCGCGCACGGTCGCCCGCGAGGTCAGCGCCGCGCCGCAGGCGCGGCTGCTCCTGCGCCGCTTCGTCCAGCACGCGCGCGGCACACCGGGGCGGCCCTGGCATGGCTGAACGTGCCGGCAGTGCTGCGCGGCCGCGCGCGCATCGCCGATAATGCAACCGCGCT is a genomic window containing:
- a CDS encoding translocation/assembly module TamB domain-containing protein; translation: MSTPAPPPPAPRPRFYRRRRFWAWSGLGVLALVVGALVLLYWLLQTVAGRDVLLAQIISRLPVGASLTWEKVEGPIAGPLTIHGLDFRYDDYRFTARRAYLDPDIRPLLGRRLRLDALEIEGATLSLVPSDEPFELPRWPGSLPPVEMPLAIQADHIVIDGFTINSGGEHVIDIRHLRGGIDIANGSLHAEHLQIDSDRGLFGVHGSYEPVRDYRSDILVTAVLPAPRGRNPARLGLIARGDLSKMEVGIGGRAPDPLRATLTLGGDADAPTWRLVARSEGLDPALLTGGEPAPEPIRFDLQASGTGGNADLSGQIGQGARQLTIAPSNLHLEDQVLTVAPLALELQGGQVVLKGRADFTDPEDGRFRFSLAARDLTFEAEDPATPAIGVDAALGLAGSINQWAVYGDAVLRRGGEQADLVLDVRGDRSRATIHSLQATMPTGTLQASGEAGWDPVLDWDLALVLDGFDPGYFAPGWDGNIHGRIATTGRARDGGGFDAQAVVQSLGGQLRGRALSGNGRFVLRGDEGQGELALALGNSRVRADGRVGSRIDVTAELQPLHLDDLLPTAAGIVEGSLRLTGTRQAPNLQANLTGRGLYWDERSANAVDLSGYLPWRGGDGNLTLQARELQVGIPLRQLTVHAQGAVENLRLQLQADSPDMAGLSFAGQVQRRGAGWQGSLDQLRIEPALGNAWSLQAPAAFTVAGQRWQLQPACLGVSGGNGDAQLCAHADWPREGLVVTSERLPLTLLAPWLPQQGGRALVLRGDLTLDARIRPQGNRWTGGIHLASLEGGLRLGNNARREIARYDHFSFDLTFDPQTIQGRLGTGFQGNGYIDATFATGWEPYSPLTGELYTHISQLFWLELFSPDLVRPRGIIRGHMSLRGTRGEPLMAGQLLLEDFQGELPALGLSLTDGQGSLDAQPDGSARLSASVSSGGGKLMVDGSLSWFGQATPLQLHIHGQDVLVADTPMLRATANPDVEFSMDGPTMVLRGQVEVTDATVHLERFEQGVSVSEDVVVVDPIDPEERRGTPLDMDLALILANDVTITGYGLQGTMNGRLQVRARPGHEMVATGALEVGGRYRAYGQDLTITNGQLTWSNNLIADPRINVRAERRVGDVVAGIDVSGHAMAPQLNVWSNPAMPQSEALAYLMLGRSLEGATRDQAQQVTATSAALSAGTGLIAAQLGTRLGFDDAGVMHSRALGGSVVGVGKYLSPRLYVGYGVSMVGAGQVVILKYLLRKGFDVELESSTVETRTSINWRTER
- a CDS encoding autotransporter assembly complex protein TamA, which gives rise to MRCLPLLALLLASAAFPAWARGTIERVDIRGLENHEAMEQNVRLALGVNSEIGKVQGESRLEFLLLNAEREARQALEPFGYYSPTITVDSPRDANDRIVVTVHVDRGKPVRVRDANVGIVGPGGEDQYLERDLDAFRPRQGEVLDHPTYDASRDGISRRLAERGYFDADFMEREVRVTRADFAADIDLVWDSGFRYDMGPTVFHQDFFRPGLLEKLVTWDEGSYFHQGKLDRLRQSLVKLDYFSAIDIQPRPQDADDDFRVPVDVNLVLANRTVYTAGLSYGSESGMGVRFGMERRYVNDRGHKLVTDLDYAQKRKNLLVQYRIPAFAWLDGWYTGAFSAYDEQTDYIDLRNVRLLASRSGELTERWTAVGSIIALRERWSYDMDVDTGQRLYTYSTLFYPEVTGNYIGVDNRLFPRHGLSLGLALRGGAEGVGSDTSFVQGWGSATWFQGVGEADRLILRGEAGATWTSDLIAMPPSLRFFAGGDRSIRGYAWREVGPRTPPPDNFALGGRYVLTGSVEYEHYFNAGPWGMAAFVDGGDAFDDDFDLHLGVGIGARWRSPIGGVRIDIARGLNDPDSGFQIYLSLGANL
- the glyS gene encoding glycine--tRNA ligase subunit beta, which produces MSEQKSLLIELGTEELPVKALPGLAQAFFDGVIAALDKRGIGFERGDARPLYTPRRLAVLLPAVAAEQPEQRSEVLGPYLNIALDAEGKPTKALEGFAAKAGIDWTALERTTDAKGERFVHRAVKPGAQTAALLPQIVAEAIAGMPIPKPMRWGGHDYAFARPVHWLVLLFGGEVVDAQVLGVASDRMSRGHRFEHDKPVWIGQPDDYVDALRAAHVLVDPEERRARIVAEVEQAAKRAGGSARITDDNLGQVVCLTEWPAAVLCSFESEFLAVPQEALIETMEINQKFFPVLSEGGKLTERFIGIANIESRDVAEVSKGYERVIRPRFADAKFFFDEDLKQGLAAMGDGLKTVTYQAKLGSVADKVARVAALAEAVAAQVGADPAQARRAAELSKNDLQSRMVNEFPELQGIAGRHYALAAGEPKEVALAIDEAYQPRFAGDDIALSPLGKVLAIAERLDTLAGGFAAGLKPTGNKDPFALRRNALGLARTVIESGFNLDLKALIYRAYEAVMLSMSDVILRQKTAAAEKAREAGVETPAGHSNVRSLNASELNEIYDFILDRLRGYYTDKGVPAAHFNAVSELKPASLYDFDTRLDAIGTFAALPEAEALAAANKRIGNILKKADIAIPAMEDPALFAEPAERALGEAVEAALDDTTAALHRHDYVQVLNRLARVRPQVDAFFDQVMVNAEDPAIRGNRLALLKRLADRFGAVAAIGHLSS
- the glyQ gene encoding glycine--tRNA ligase subunit alpha, producing MPMTGPTFQGLIQALNAYWAEQGCVLIQPLDLEVGAGTFHPATFLRALGPEPWNAAYVQPSRRPTDGRYGENPNRLQRYYQYQVVMKPNPDNIQELYLGSLKALGIDPRVHDLRFVEDNWESPTLGAWGLGWEVWLNGMEVTQFTYFQQAGGLECRPVLGEITYGLERLCMYLQNVDNVYDLVWTVGPQGVVTYGDVYHQNEVEHSTYNFEYADVAELFHRFDACEAEALKLVEAGLPLPAYEQVCKASHSFNLLDARRAISVTERQRYILRVRRLAQAVAEAYHAQREKLGFPGLKKETA
- a CDS encoding glutamine amidotransferase → MNAARRAPFLIVETGQPVDSLKRYGRFPHWIRVAAGLSAHEVVEVNAERGDPLPAADGLAGVIVSGSAAFVTDRAEWSERTAGWIRDVAHAGTPLLGICYGHQLLAHALGGQVDYNPAGRESGTVFIDLHPPAFEDPLFAAMPSRFAAHATHLQTVLRPPEGATVLARSEQDGCHAFRWGEQAWGVQFHPEFATHHMRGYVNARADCLRNHGRCPRTVAREVSAAPQARLLLRRFVQHARGTPGRPWHG